The Biomphalaria glabrata chromosome 1, xgBioGlab47.1, whole genome shotgun sequence sequence gggctacaatacatacactacggtctaagttagtacccaaggaacattcctgcctagttttatcaagattggtcaagcggttttgatgtctataagtaacatacttacatacatacacctcacattctactttataatatagattatatacttttttttatagaatatcattataattatcttatagatctagattctagatctggaATCTAGATATCTGTATCAAAATCTACGGTGATTCAAATCTACTGTAAGTGTAATCTACCTGCCAATAAACTCCGTTTTTTGTTATTCATTCATAATGTTCTGGAGGCATCCATATTGTTTACAACAAGAGTAATTAGGATTTGTCTAatgccacacaaaaaaaataaatcttaatctaAAGATCTAGGTTAAAACAATGTGCCTATAATTTAATTAACTGGTAATAGTTTGCATACTTTATtatgtaattaattagttttattgTACTTTTAAAGTCATACTCAAAATTTTTTACCAAATTAAAATCACGGCTAAACATTGTATCAATACTCGTAAAGGGGGACAATTCTTATTTAAAAGCAGTTCATTCTTCGAAAATGTGTACGAATAGAGTATTTCTAAGGCTTAACGTATTGATCTTAAAGCAACACTCAAACTTCAAGTTATCGCTTGTCTGGCAGCATAATTCAAGATTTTTCAGCATGTCAGCCTTACAGGTACAttacataaatctagatttaatattactgtaatggtaatataaatatttgtttaacttATTGATAATTGTACTGGCCTGTTGAGGTCAAAGTCACAAGGCAGTCaaggataatattataataattataatataattaataatagatctagatctagagtagtttatgctattcggacacctataggcccaaatttgaaagtttgactttgacagcgcattattttacaatggtttgacatagaaaagaaaatgacgtatcaaaatcttctttagttaaaggagaataaggatggctacttatatttgttcccctaacctatatttgttattatatttaaggtcaaagaggccgtgtgttttcatttaattcggacacatttgacccacattatttgattccggacaccataatttatttcggacagtctctatatttaggcatcaataaactcagattttaattctatattaacattaactaaattttaagatccccaggcatagcccctcacatgaaatcattacgatgttttcaaactatgcataaatacgaacacaaaaaataaaaatatgaacacacttatctACCAAAATTAGATCACTGGGATAGTGATTTctgcaccgacttttagacttattttatgtttgtttattttatgtgtgttgaatgtttggggtttgcatgattagatgtgtgttgaatgtttgtgttttttgttttgtttattaatttttaataaatttctaatacagatgatcttttgtagtatagtaggcccctacaggttacgatagccattcttgcctaactgaatcctctatattctctctctatagatctagatctatctagtaggtctagatctaagcatttaacttcattcaatgtaccaagctcactccaaacatttacccatttattctctattaaaaaaaacaacaacaaacgaacaaatataatataagatcatttttattgatgtccaaaactggctgtccgaaataaattttggtaagaaaatcttaatttaattcggacaccgtattaattttttttttggtatagaattagaaaacttggcttgtgaatcaaataaattagctccaaaaacagaataaatattgccgggctcattagtatagacttagccaatcaaaaaatatagtcttaactctaggaagaggtaaagttatccgggtaacataggaaaaaacaacaacctgactaacaaatttgaaattcgtttatcttgcataaaaagacagctaaatggaaggaaattgggtcagagtcattggaaaatggacaagcacattatacagcgcgctagttttataataaatattaaaataattatttaatgaccacaaaaaacagcgaatgtccgaattcatgtaatgtccgaaataaataaactactatagattctaattattatttcgttATCTCCATCTTATTATCTGTGACTACTTGGAGTTGGGAGCACGAAGGAGGAGTTGCACAAAGAAAAGCAGTAGTCTACTGCTTACACAAACATCATCTAATCCatcattaaatgaaattttacatggatgatctattttttacttgaatttttgtgcaataatagctcatcattttaaaaatataatgtactcatttattaactattaatttacatgtatattaatagaaaaaaacaacacacagaaaaaaaaaaaaattattagttcgctgagctaaaaatatgaaaaaaaaattgtaatatatttaatattattttttaaagttaaagtaattaaacttttactttaaaatttgcagattacaaagtcattttataataaagacacattccctctccataatctagcattcaaactctataaaagttaatctaaatgaaaaattcctatgtgtgcttctaaaaatagctcgtgatagacagaaattgaccatttccagtaaatcacagtgttggttgttactaaaaatagtttttaaccatcaactttgaaaattaatatctaaagagtgcgccaagctacaaagttcaaacttagcacacagatatatattaacatgctaAATTTAATAGAGTTAGTGAGATTGTTGTAACcataacacttttattttatttaaaaaagaaaattttactcttctttgtctttgttaattttaatatcaaatatcttttaagtgcgccaagagaatttaatgaaatttgaaatatacacatttcataatatgataaattattgtagcaaacagcattattgtaacttttataggaaaaaagttgtaaaaatgtcaactttcacataaacttttgttaagaaaattttaacagattggcttcaaaagcaaataaaaatgatctctgatatcttatgtttacaaaaagtaatcataattagtcctcaaatcaaacacaatataatatgctaaaactttgatggaaatgaccacccctaaaaaaagggtaaaatgtgctgacacacttttcagccattttttgggagaaaaaaaaatggatctaggtcagtttatcgaagtacctagcATTTTCATTGATTCTCATTGAGATTCTCTTCTGATGTAATACTATGTAATACACACTATATTTTCtagatatattagatctagatattaaggTAGTAGAATCTAGCTACTAGTTACTAGTGTGAATAGTAGACTAGATACATAAACCAGATGACATTTTGCTGAcaaagttataataaataaagcaGAATGgtctaagatctagatctagtatcatgtGTATCAGGGGCGTCACTTGGGTTGGTGCAGACATGCCTACAGTTCCGCATTATGCGGAACCATCCCGCAAAAACATCAAAAAGGCTCACGTTCCGCCATTCtgcattcacgattttttgttccgccaagtctaaattccgacacaaaaaaaatattaaaaaattgcagatttttcattatttattaatagtgcgaaatgaaaatactgaatacaaaataaaatatatataggaatataggtctgtgtttattgtttacatttcatctcttCTCGGACCaggtgtgtcctaaatttacgaagatattgttgagctagatctagacatagatctagtactctagatctattcttagaatctagaaAGTGCTAATAAGCCATATGTTCtattcaaatccctttcttttcccgaCAATAGCtctactagtctagactagatctattctaacacTAACTTGACTAAGGTGACTAACTCAACTCAGTCAACTGGTTTCTAAAGTTTCTTAGGACACTTAGGTTTCTATGACTAATGTCATGTAAGAAAATCttagaaaaggatttttaaaaaaatacgctacccgttattaaattaaagatctagatctagacgtaattaattaacttagacaCAGTAAGGCTAGAAGGCCTAAATATGGCTATATATCTACTCTACTTATTACATAGTTTTAATTAGTGTATCTAGATTTAGGACTAGCAGTAGCACAACTGTTACTAGATAACTAGatgatactaaatctagatctagaaatagacttagaaggtgatagatctctagattctgGATTTCTATACATGTATCATTATGacattatgtaataaatttagttgTCAAtaagtctctagatctagatatagacataaatatttagatctataataatacaGTTAATACTATTATATTAAAACTACACATAGTGCACGTACATCTGTAGTGGGCGTAATTGTCTTAAGATCATTTTCTTGTTAAGCATTTAGTTTTTGTCACACAAAAGTCGTCAAAATAACGGCATTCAACAGTTATGGGAATTTCTGGCTTATGAAAGACTTTTGACCAGATTAAGATGTTGATAAATaactacaacaaaaatacaactttttaattttaaccttgaaaaataatttaaaaggcCTCGCCCCCTCCACATTTGTCATGTCAATAGTATGATTGTAAGTCAGTCGAGAGAGATTTATCAGTTCTGCCATAAAAAGGTAGAAGACATTAGAATCGCTTTGTTAAAGACGCATTGAAaagtcttattttaaaaaaatcaacacttGAATCGATCTTGTAGTTAATGGGGAAAGGTTCTAgttgtgaaaaaaatattttctttaattttttcaatAATGGCATTTTTACTTGATTAGTAATAAAATTTGAAAGAATTACAATGTAAATACAACCGACTTTTTTGTCCTTAAAAGAAAGACCACCTTTGCGTCCACATTTTTAACACTTAGCTTTTTGGACATTTGTAAgcctaccaaaaaaataaagttaattaaaatatttatatcaagGTATGTTTGGGTATCTAACTAATCACTTATTTTTGTCTGTTGTCAGTTTTTTCCAAAGTACAATTCTTTTCCACTTGGGTGTCTTCCCCCTGGTGGGTGTcaccggtgcggaccgcacccccacACCTGCTTAGTGACACCACTGATGTGTATCACTACACCAATCTCAGTTTGCATTCATCCCAAGACAAATACTACAAGCAACTGCAATAGCTGCATCCATGATCCATTAGTCCACATCACCAATTCTCTTCATTCAATCATGTCCATATAGATataaattttcatttaaatttgattttgtaATTGCTACATTATTAACATCCACATCACAAGGACCTAGTCATTTGAGACGGCATCACTCTAATTatatctttttaaatgtattctgGACATTTAGCTGACAATGTGATGTGTGTTGAGAAAGTTttgaaactaagacattttATTTGCAgtgttaaataaaacaaaggGCAGGAGGGGATGGGAAGGTCTTTAATTTGAGTAACAGATAAAAGATCACATGTGATACAGAGACTTAAACACAAACTGAGAAGAAATGGGTGTGGAtggtatattattatatatatccaAGTCACTACCTAGATAAACTATGAGGTCTAGGCATGGCACATACTAAAATATGAAGCAGAGATGGGAGAAAGAAATAAGGTTCAAAATGTGACAATTAATTTAAATCACTGACGTTTAGGTTTCAGAACTATTTATCTATATCAGTcaatctatctctctgtctgtttgtctgtctctctctatatacctatatatatattttgtatttatattattaatttatttatatattatatatatatatatataatataataaatattttacatattttttagaGCAAAGGACTTGTTCTTGGTGTTTATGAACCTAAAGAGAAAGATGGTAAATTCATCCTTACTCCAACAGCACAAGTATTCAACCAGACATCTGGAGGGCAGTTGGAATCTATTCTCAAAATGTAACGTTGCTGATGTTTACCTTAGACTTCTTTGTTTTTATGTCACACAGTCATTATTCAATCTCTTTATtaggaatattttatttttgtcattgGGTTTCAGTTTTGATGAATGAAACCAAGGCTTTACTCTtatctaaaatgtttgtcaaGCCCACTGCTTAAGGTTATTTCATCTGTTTTCCTTCTAAGTAACATTTCTGTGTAGGTCCTCTTTTTCTTGGCAAAAGATTTCTTCTAGGGTCTAAGGTTCTAGGAGACTTTACTTTGAATATGAGCAAAGGCTGGTATCACTGGTATGTCCTTGTTATAGAAAGCTTTACAAATAATATAGAATTTAAGGAAGCTGTTAGACCCAGagatgtacatttaaaaaaaaaaaaaaattattggtagacaaaaaaaaaacaacaatttaatcTTTAGTTAGTTagtgaataaaattataatttaaccTGCAAAGCATTTTTGAAAAACCTGGACCCATCATTATAAAACAGAAATTCCACATTATTGCAATACTTgcacaaatgtgaaaaaaaaagggcataCTCTAGAGTAATCATGAAGTTAACACCCTGTGACTATGATTCTATCAGTTTGTTTAAAAACTCTCTTGAACTCagttttcagttgtttttttatgaaacttGATAAAGGTATACTCGAAACTTAATAttcttaaatctttttttgtcaTCCGTTACTTTGTTATTCATATtgaatacataataataatcataataatgtaattttaacTGACTACTtccataataaaaacaaatctacGTACTTTGACAGTGCTGGCAAAAAGCTGAAAACAGGTAAAAGTCGTTTGCTTTATGGTATTGGTGAGGCATACTCCACTATAGCTGTAGCTAATCTTGGAAAGCAAGATGCTGGCTATGATGCAGACGAGCAAGTAGACCAGGGCAAGGAGAATGTCAGAACAGCTGTCGCTAGTAAGTCTTTTTCtcacaagtatttttttttttttttcaacttttaggGCATTTATACAGGAAAACAGGAagtaatgtaatacattttACATTGTCTAGATTAGGTTcaatggatatatatatatatataatgttttttattttatggggGGATAAAActgattttatatatatatatatatataccttgcCAATCGTTTTTTCACCCAACACGTTTCAATCTAGCTTTTCAATTTGTACTGACTTTTTAAACATGATGACTCATAGTTaccaagagaaagaaacagttcTAAAAATAGCAAGATTTAAAGTAAAAGTATAGAAGTAATATCcctaaaatataaagaaacaaattttAACAGAACACTGAAATATTgaaagttaaaaatattttgtattgctTTGACAACCACAAGAACAATTTCTTTCTGTGACATTTGATCGTACAATGGTTAGCCTGATTGCACAATGGAAATCTCTAAAACAACCAAATTAACACATGAATGTGtataggatgtaataattttcttaggatttctgtaaataaaaaacctttttttttttagatgtaaaattattttcaaaaataaataaaccagaTGTGAAGAACTTGAGACATATAACTTCTTGAAAAacttaataaatgtaaatattttccAAATCACAGGTGCTGTTGTTAGTCTAAGAGATTCAGGGGAAACTCAGGTGGACATTGAACCATGTGGGGATgcagaaggtttttttttttttttttgtttgtttccagAAAGCAATGAGTTTTTGAACTATTGTTCTGATATGTTTTTCTTAGGTGCTTAGTACAAATAAACCATTAAATGTGCACTTGAAATGTTTCCTTTTATATTCTCTTGTAAATAGCTGCTGCTGAAGGCACATTTTTATCATTGTACTCTTTTGATGATCtgagacaagaagaaaaaaggaAGCCATCAGTGGATGTGAATCTTGTTACACTTGGTTTGTCAGAGGAAGTCATGTAATACATTTTACATTGTCTAAGTTAGCTTAAATgaatactctttaaaaaaaaaaagtttttttttatggggtGATAAtactatgatttttttaaaataaataccttgccaatttttttttagccaacacttttttaatttaaacagcTTTGTGACACTGTAACTGTAAGAATGATTTTAAGATTCCAAGAATGCTTTATTTTACAGAGCAAGTACAAAGACTAGTTGGAGCAAAGGGCAAACTCTGGCCAGTGCTCAAAATTTAGCtagaaaactgaaagaaaatcCAGCTAACTTGATGACTCCCACTATATTTTGTGAAGAGGTGAAGAAAAACTTTGAAGGCCTCCCAAATGTAGAAGTCATTGTCCGGTGAGTTCAACAGCTTGATATCATTTGCCTACAACAACACTATAAAGTTTTCTTACATGTTCATCTTCATGTATCATTAATTTCACTAGAGACAAGGAATGGGCAGAGGCTCAGAAGATGGGTTCATTCCTCTCTGTGTCAAGGGGCAGTGAGGAGCCACCAAAGTTCCTTGAAATCCACTACAATGGTGGTAACCCTGCTGATCCTCCAGTTGTCTTTGTTGGCAAGGGAGTCACTTTTGACAGGTTGTTACTGCTTATATTCTTTGATTATTCTAATATGTAGACTCAatttctttaaagttttttttttttaaatacacttttCTTTTGGTCACACCAGTGGTGGTATTTCAATCAAGCCATCTGGTGACATGGATAAAATGAGAGCTGACATGGGTGGTGCTGCTTGTGTCATCAGCAGCATCTTAGCTGCTGTTAAACTGGGTTTACCATTAAATATTAAAGGTAACGTTTGATAGTAATGGTTGTATAGTTTTAATATTGCTTTTGATTGTGTATAAAATAATGGAAAAAgaagttaaaaattaatttctattttttcttttgctaatGCTCTTATCCATAGtgcatatatacaaatatattaacTACTTGTTATTGTCAAAGAAAATCTCAAGCAAACATGCAGCCATGAGataaaagtttgtgtgtgtatttttgatAGGGTTCACACCTTTAACTGAAAATATGCCCAGTGGTAAAGCAACAAAACCTGGGGATGTGGTGGTGGCCAGGAATGGTAAAACCATTATGGTAAgtcctttattttttaattaactaaattgtGTTTTTCTTAGTTTGtctaaatttaaactttttttttttatagatttaggCTAGATGTTTAGTTTTTACTAAAAGAATGACAACTTAAAAGACTCACAAAAATAAGTGTTTTCTTCCCATTTTACAGATAGAATTTATTTAGAAATTGTTTGCTAATTATAATGTTTGTCTttgtgctgaaacaaatatcgGTCAAGCACTAGCAAAAGAAATCCCTATTTGTGTTAATTTTGTATGCACTATCCCATTGTtagttgtaaatatatttttcaataattgctgaaaaaaaatgacttgTACATATTCTGTAGAAAGCATAATAGAACACAGTTTATGTAGTTGCCATTGTTATTCATATTTCTAATGTTTAGGTGAACAACACTGATGCAGAAGGAAGATTGATTTTGGCCGATGCACTTTGTTATGCTGAAACATTCAATCCAAGACTTATCCTGGACATTGCCACTTTAACAggtttttgttctattttcatactcttgtttttgttttgatacaAAATTTGGATGATTTCAGTATATTTTAGGCTTCTTTGTCCATTTTTTTCAGGTGCTGTTGTCATAGCATTAGGAGGTGTGGTATCTGCAGCCTACACCAAATCAGATCACCTTTGGGAAACACTCCATAATGTAATAACAATTTTGTGTGCATTACTAGATTAAATTCAGTGTTCTGTTGATGTAATAGAGTTTAACTATAATaacttgttttataaatttagttttttggtcattaatttagaaaataaaaatatgtgtcactactgggttttttttttttttaagtaaaataaatattagatataagaaatataaaaattttaaaacatttccaaCTCTATGTTCAAATCTAATTAGATGGGTTATGATTGAATCTGATCTgattgtcattgaaaaaaaaaagcccagtTTGGGGATTGAACCTTTGACATGCAGGTTTTTAACATGCCACTATATAAATTTCCTGACATTTTCCAAAATTTCCAGACTTTGAACCAACTTTTTTCCTATTACCCACCTTCTATCCACTCCTGTAGAGTGTAAGCTATTAATTGAAAACTAGAATCATCAGCTCTAAGACTTCTAGGCTTATGCTGTAAAGTGTATTTGGGAGTAAGCCCTTTCATTTCTAGAAGTCTTCTATCCACTATTCACTTTTGATGCGTATGCTTTCTGATAACATAACGCTAAAGAACCCTTT is a genomic window containing:
- the LOC106061422 gene encoding cytosol aminopeptidase-like isoform X2; translation: MSKGLVLGVYEPKEKDGKFILTPTAQVFNQTSGGQLESILKIAGKKLKTGKSRLLYGIGEAYSTIAVANLGKQDAGYDADEQVDQGKENVRTAVASAVVSLRDSGETQVDIEPCGDAEAAAEGTFLSLYSFDDLRQEEKRKPSVDVNLVTLGLSEEVIASTKTSWSKGQTLASAQNLARKLKENPANLMTPTIFCEEVKKNFEGLPNVEVIVRDKEWAEAQKMGSFLSVSRGSEEPPKFLEIHYNGGNPADPPVVFVGKGVTFDSGGISIKPSGDMDKMRADMGGAACVISSILAAVKLGLPLNIKGFTPLTENMPSGKATKPGDVVVARNGKTIMVNNTDAEGRLILADALCYAETFNPRLILDIATLTGAVVIALGGVVSAAYTKSDHLWETLHNAGKVTGDRMWRMPLLKYYTGLVTEGVIADVNNISKKAREAGSCTAAAFLKEFVSTDNWIHVDMAGVMHNSDEVPYLGSGMSGRPTRTLFQFLESLSKQQA
- the LOC106061422 gene encoding cytosol aminopeptidase-like isoform X1 produces the protein MCTNRVFLRLNVLILKQHSNFKLSLVWQHNSRFFSMSALQSKGLVLGVYEPKEKDGKFILTPTAQVFNQTSGGQLESILKIAGKKLKTGKSRLLYGIGEAYSTIAVANLGKQDAGYDADEQVDQGKENVRTAVASAVVSLRDSGETQVDIEPCGDAEAAAEGTFLSLYSFDDLRQEEKRKPSVDVNLVTLGLSEEVIASTKTSWSKGQTLASAQNLARKLKENPANLMTPTIFCEEVKKNFEGLPNVEVIVRDKEWAEAQKMGSFLSVSRGSEEPPKFLEIHYNGGNPADPPVVFVGKGVTFDSGGISIKPSGDMDKMRADMGGAACVISSILAAVKLGLPLNIKGFTPLTENMPSGKATKPGDVVVARNGKTIMVNNTDAEGRLILADALCYAETFNPRLILDIATLTGAVVIALGGVVSAAYTKSDHLWETLHNAGKVTGDRMWRMPLLKYYTGLVTEGVIADVNNISKKAREAGSCTAAAFLKEFVSTDNWIHVDMAGVMHNSDEVPYLGSGMSGRPTRTLFQFLESLSKQQA